ACATATACCCGTTTTTGATCTACAAAGGGTTTATCCATAAAATTATCAATCATACCGAGTAAGGCATGCATTGCTTTGGTTGGTCGTCCACCTTTCTGAAAATTAAAATTGCGCTTCCCTTGCGCATCCATTCCGAATTCTACATTTGCCCAGAAGCTGTTTTCTGCACATTGCGGGAATACGATGATGGCAGGGAACTGCTTGCGGAAATCATCTTTAAGAAAGAGCTTTGCGCCATGGGTCAGTTGCTTTTGGTTGTCCTGCCCACTTTCTCCTCTTCCATGTAAGAAAAATAGAATGGGATATTTCTTATTGGCATTAAAGTTTTCGGGGAAGAGGATGCGGTAATAAATGCTGTCCTTTCCTTTGATATAGTTTCCTTTATCATATTTTTTTAAATCCTGGGCTTTGATAGTCAGACCAGAAATCAGCAGTATCGTCGAAATTATTAATGTTAGGCGGCTCATGTTCCAAAATTAAACAATTTAAGAATCATTTAAAAAAAATAAACCCTGGCGGCATTTATGCCGTCAGGGTTTATCGCCGGATTGAAATCCTTAAAGGCTCAATTGGAAAGAGGCTTCTGAGTTATCTCTCGAATTCGTTCCGATGAATATTTTAAAATCACCAGGTTCTGCAACAAATTTCAGATCTGCATTGTAAAACTTCAGGTCTTCTATGGAAATTTTGAAACTGACGTCTTTACTTTCTCCAGCCTTGAGGCTGATCTTTTGAAAACCTTTTAATTCTTTAACCGGTCGGGTAGTGCTGCCAACCAGGTCTCTGATGTACATTTGAACCACTTCTTTACCTTCCACTGCACCGGTATTTTTAACGGTGATGGTTGCGGTAATGGTTTCTCCAGCCTTAAAGTTGGTTTTACTCAGCTTAAGGTTACTGTAATCAAAGCTGGTGTAACTCAGGCCGTATCCAAAAGGATACAGTGGTTCATTGCTGACATCCAGATAGTTGGAGCGGAATTTAGAGAACCATTTACCTTGTTCCAACGGACGTCCTGTATTTTTCTGGCTATAATAAAGTGGAATCTGACCAACGTTTTGTGGAAAAGTAGCAGTTAGTTTTCCTGATGGGTTTACTTTTCCGAACAATACATCCGAAATGGCATTTGCAGCCTCTGTCCCGCCAAACCAGACATTTAAGATCGCAGGTACATTTTCATCTTCCCATTTCAGGGTTAAAGGTCTGCCCGTGAACAATACAAGAACTACTGGTTTTCCTGTTTTCAATAGTGCCTGCAACAATCTTTTTTGAGGCTCAGGGATATCCAGATTTGTACGGCTGGAGCTTTCCCCACTCATCTCAGAGCTTTCTCCAAGGGCAGCAACCACCACATCAGATTTTTGAGCCGTTGCAACGGCTTCATTGATCATTTCTTCTTCAGATCGGTTGTCTCTTGGGATATCACGGCCAAACATGGTCGCTCTTTTCTGATATTCCGGGTCTGTCAATAAATTGGCACCCATGCTGTGTAAGATTTTAAGATCAGCACCTGCATTGGCTTTTAGTCCATCCAAAAGAGATATGGTGTTTTTTAAATCACTGTTTACGCTCCAGGTTCCCGGCATATTGCTTCCTGTATTTGCCAGTGGTCCAATCAGGGCAACAGTGCCTGTGTTCTTTAATGGCAGGATTTGCCCCTGATTTTTTAACAGTACAAAACTTTGGCTGGCGGTTTCCCTTGCTACCTTCAGGTGCTCCGGCGTAAGAATTTCATTTTTTGCGCGTTCTTCGCTGCAGTAACGGAATGGGTCGTCAAATAAGCCTAATTTATATTTTGCTTCCAGAACAAGACGGCAGGCATTGGTGATTTGTTGCTCTTTCACTTTGCCTTCCTGAACGGATTTT
This region of Pedobacter steynii genomic DNA includes:
- the bglX gene encoding beta-glucosidase BglX, which gives rise to MRKATYLFFLAALFSLSSGFAQQKKAVTATDQKMNTFIKNLLSKMTLEEKIGQLNLLTGGEATTGSVVSTGVESKIKNGQVGGIFSLTTPARIRKAQEIAVNQTRLKIPIIFGQDVIHGYKTTFPIPLALSCSWDMSLIEKTARIAAVEATADGLNWTFSPMVDISRDPRWGRISEGSGEDTYLGSEIAKAMVKGYQGDDLSKYNTMMACVKHFALYGAAESGRDYNTTDMSLNRMYNEYLPPYKAAVDAGAGSVMTSFNDINGVPATANKWLMTDLLRKQWGFDGFVVTDYTAVNELIDHGLGDLQAVSALSINAGVEMDMVGEGFLTTLKKSVQEGKVKEQQITNACRLVLEAKYKLGLFDDPFRYCSEERAKNEILTPEHLKVARETASQSFVLLKNQGQILPLKNTGTVALIGPLANTGSNMPGTWSVNSDLKNTISLLDGLKANAGADLKILHSMGANLLTDPEYQKRATMFGRDIPRDNRSEEEMINEAVATAQKSDVVVAALGESSEMSGESSSRTNLDIPEPQKRLLQALLKTGKPVVLVLFTGRPLTLKWEDENVPAILNVWFGGTEAANAISDVLFGKVNPSGKLTATFPQNVGQIPLYYSQKNTGRPLEQGKWFSKFRSNYLDVSNEPLYPFGYGLSYTSFDYSNLKLSKTNFKAGETITATITVKNTGAVEGKEVVQMYIRDLVGSTTRPVKELKGFQKISLKAGESKDVSFKISIEDLKFYNADLKFVAEPGDFKIFIGTNSRDNSEASFQLSL
- a CDS encoding prolyl oligopeptidase family serine peptidase, whose product is MSRLTLIISTILLISGLTIKAQDLKKYDKGNYIKGKDSIYYRILFPENFNANKKYPILFFLHGRGESGQDNQKQLTHGAKLFLKDDFRKQFPAIIVFPQCAENSFWANVEFGMDAQGKRNFNFQKGGRPTKAMHALLGMIDNFMDKPFVDQKRVYVGGLSMGAMGTYELLRRKKKLFAAAFAICGGDHVANVQKYKNIPLWIFHGEKDDVVPVVLSTIISDQLKVLGKEPKLTLYPNANHNSWDAAFADPKLLPWLFSNQKQR